One Pseudomonas sp. MH9.2 DNA segment encodes these proteins:
- a CDS encoding carbonic anhydrase — MSDMDKQPPAASASASPETENAEAALQHIVDGFLHFRHEIFPQQEELFKKLATAQRPRAMFIACADSRIVPELITQSAPGDLFVTRNVGNVVPPYGQMNGGVSTAIEYAVIALGVQHIIICGHSDCGAMRAVLNPQTLEKMPTVKAWLRHAEVAKTVVEDNCHCANEQESMHVLTQENVIAQLQHLRTHPSVASKMASGHLFIHGWVYSIETSEILAYDASQDRFLPLDGTHPIPVATPRARF; from the coding sequence ATGAGTGACATGGATAAACAGCCTCCGGCTGCGTCGGCCAGCGCCTCGCCAGAGACGGAAAATGCCGAGGCAGCGCTTCAGCATATCGTTGACGGTTTTTTGCATTTTCGTCATGAGATCTTCCCGCAGCAGGAAGAACTCTTCAAGAAGCTCGCCACGGCTCAGCGTCCTCGGGCCATGTTCATCGCCTGCGCCGATTCACGCATCGTTCCCGAGCTGATCACCCAAAGCGCCCCCGGCGACCTGTTCGTTACCCGTAACGTCGGGAATGTCGTGCCGCCTTACGGTCAGATGAATGGCGGCGTTTCCACCGCCATTGAATACGCGGTCATCGCCTTGGGCGTGCAGCACATCATCATTTGCGGGCATTCCGATTGCGGCGCCATGCGCGCCGTCCTCAACCCTCAAACTCTGGAGAAAATGCCCACGGTCAAGGCATGGCTGCGGCATGCCGAAGTCGCCAAGACGGTGGTCGAAGACAACTGTCATTGCGCCAATGAACAGGAAAGCATGCACGTGTTGACCCAGGAAAACGTCATCGCCCAGTTGCAGCATTTGCGCACGCACCCTTCGGTAGCGTCGAAGATGGCCAGTGGTCACTTGTTCATCCACGGTTGGGTCTACAGCATCGAGACCAGCGAAATCCTGGCTTACGATGCCTCGCAAGACCGGTTTCTGCCGCTCGACGGCACCCATCCGATACCGGTGGCAACACCCAGAGCGCGGTTTTAG
- a CDS encoding PA0069 family radical SAM protein, with product MPTALPPRGRGTASNPHNRFAPNRSVAEDDGWYQEVPRTQGTEVCSETAKTIITRNTSPDIPFDRSINPYRGCEHGCIYCYARPSHAYWDMSPGLDFETKLIAKTNAAAVLEQQLSKPGYRCAPITLGSNTDPYQPIEREYKITRATLDVLLRYRHPVTIITKGSLILRDLDLLAELAKQRLVSVFISLTTLDDELKRILEPRAAAPKARLRAIRVMREAGIPVGVLCAPMIPMINDSELESLLAEAKAAGALSASYVMLRLPLEVAPLFEEWLQAHYPQRAAHVMSLIRQSRGGEVYDSRFGVRMRGEGPFADLLARRYSVAIKRLGLNRREGFDLDCDAFCPPGGQMSLL from the coding sequence ATGCCCACTGCTCTGCCCCCGCGCGGACGCGGAACCGCGAGTAATCCACACAATCGCTTCGCGCCCAACCGTTCGGTCGCGGAGGATGACGGCTGGTATCAGGAAGTACCGCGGACCCAAGGCACCGAGGTGTGTAGCGAGACGGCGAAAACCATTATTACGCGCAACACCTCGCCGGACATTCCTTTCGACCGCTCCATCAATCCTTATCGCGGCTGTGAGCACGGTTGCATTTATTGTTATGCGCGGCCCAGCCACGCCTATTGGGACATGTCGCCTGGGCTGGATTTCGAGACCAAGCTGATCGCCAAGACCAACGCTGCTGCGGTGTTGGAGCAGCAACTGTCCAAGCCGGGCTACCGATGCGCGCCGATCACGTTGGGGTCCAATACCGATCCTTATCAGCCGATTGAGCGTGAATACAAAATCACCCGCGCGACCCTGGACGTGTTGTTGCGCTATCGTCATCCGGTGACGATCATCACCAAGGGGTCGTTGATTCTGCGTGACCTTGATCTGCTCGCCGAGTTGGCAAAGCAGCGGCTGGTGTCGGTGTTTATCAGCCTGACGACCCTTGATGATGAGCTCAAACGTATCCTTGAGCCTCGTGCGGCGGCGCCCAAGGCGCGGCTGAGGGCGATTCGGGTGATGCGTGAGGCGGGTATTCCCGTTGGCGTGTTGTGCGCGCCCATGATCCCGATGATCAACGACAGTGAGCTGGAAAGCTTGCTGGCTGAAGCCAAGGCGGCCGGTGCATTGAGCGCAAGCTACGTGATGCTGCGTTTACCGCTGGAGGTCGCCCCGTTGTTCGAGGAGTGGCTTCAGGCGCACTATCCACAGCGGGCAGCGCATGTCATGAGCCTGATTCGGCAGAGTCGCGGCGGCGAGGTGTATGACAGTCGTTTTGGCGTACGGATGCGCGGTGAAGGACCATTCGCCGATTTGCTGGCCCGGCGTTACAGTGTGGCGATCAAGCGGTTGGGCCTGAACCGGCGCGAAGGCTTTGATCTGGATTGCGACGCGTTTTGTCCGCCAGGGGGGCAGATGTCGTTGTTGTAG
- a CDS encoding SulP family inorganic anion transporter: MGTAELKSVLPRELLASVVVFLVALPLCMGIAIASGMPPAKGLITGIIGGLVVGWLAGSPLQVSGPAAGLAVLVFEVVREHGMAMLGPILLLAGLLQVLAGRFKLGCWFRVTAPAVVYGMLAGIGVLIVLSQVHVMFDGGPKPSGLDNLIGFPARLIQAIGPGTGLQAGMLGLGTIVVMWLWDKWRPTALRFVPGALLGVGLVTVVSLAFALQIKRVEVPANLAEAIDWLRPADLLSLADPGILIAAFAVAFIASAETLLSAAAVDRMHNGPRSDFDRELTAQGVGNMLCGLLGALPMTGVIVRSSANVQAGARTRLSAVFHGVWLLAFVLLLSSVLQSIPVASLAGVLVYTGLKLVDLKAFRGLGRYGRMPMFTYAATAVAIIFTDLLTGVLIGFGMTLAKLAWKASRLKVSLVDLEAEGEMELRLMGAATFLKVPMLTRILGTVPHGSTVHVPLNNLSYIDHSCLELLEEWGRANAATGSRLIIEPRGLKRRLEGRLRTTAGLGSA, translated from the coding sequence ATGGGTACTGCAGAACTGAAATCCGTTTTGCCTCGGGAGCTATTGGCTTCCGTGGTGGTGTTCCTCGTCGCCCTGCCCTTGTGCATGGGTATTGCCATTGCCTCGGGCATGCCGCCTGCCAAAGGGCTGATCACGGGCATTATCGGTGGTCTGGTGGTGGGTTGGCTGGCCGGCTCGCCGTTGCAGGTCAGCGGTCCGGCCGCCGGTTTGGCTGTCCTGGTCTTTGAAGTGGTGCGCGAACACGGGATGGCGATGTTGGGGCCGATCCTGCTTCTGGCGGGTCTGCTGCAGGTTTTGGCGGGGCGCTTCAAGCTTGGCTGCTGGTTTCGGGTCACCGCGCCTGCGGTGGTCTACGGCATGCTCGCCGGGATTGGCGTGCTGATCGTCCTGTCTCAAGTGCATGTGATGTTTGATGGCGGACCCAAACCGTCCGGGCTGGATAACCTGATCGGGTTCCCCGCGAGACTGATCCAGGCTATCGGGCCGGGCACCGGCTTACAGGCCGGGATGCTTGGGCTGGGTACGATTGTGGTGATGTGGCTGTGGGACAAATGGCGACCAACGGCGTTGCGCTTTGTACCGGGCGCGTTGCTGGGTGTCGGTCTTGTCACCGTTGTCAGCCTGGCGTTCGCCCTGCAAATCAAGCGCGTCGAGGTGCCGGCCAATCTTGCTGAAGCCATCGACTGGTTGCGCCCCGCCGACCTGCTGAGTCTGGCGGATCCGGGTATTTTGATCGCGGCCTTCGCGGTGGCATTTATCGCCAGTGCCGAGACGTTGTTGTCCGCCGCTGCGGTGGATCGCATGCACAATGGCCCGCGTTCGGATTTCGACCGGGAACTGACCGCCCAAGGAGTGGGCAACATGCTCTGCGGTTTGCTCGGTGCCCTGCCGATGACCGGGGTCATTGTGCGCAGCTCGGCCAACGTCCAGGCCGGTGCTCGTACACGGCTGTCAGCGGTTTTTCACGGCGTCTGGTTATTGGCCTTCGTGTTGCTGCTGTCCAGTGTGCTGCAAAGCATTCCGGTCGCCAGCCTGGCGGGCGTTCTGGTCTATACCGGGTTGAAACTGGTCGACCTCAAGGCCTTTCGCGGGCTGGGTCGCTATGGCCGGATGCCGATGTTCACCTACGCCGCAACTGCAGTGGCGATCATCTTTACGGATCTGTTGACCGGAGTATTGATCGGTTTCGGTATGACCTTGGCCAAACTGGCCTGGAAAGCATCGCGTTTGAAGGTCAGTCTGGTTGATCTCGAAGCCGAGGGGGAAATGGAGTTGCGATTGATGGGCGCTGCGACCTTCCTCAAAGTCCCGATGTTGACCCGGATTCTGGGGACCGTTCCGCACGGCAGCACGGTGCATGTGCCGCTCAATAACCTGAGTTATATCGACCACTCGTGTCTTGAGCTGCTTGAAGAGTGGGGACGCGCCAATGCGGCCACAGGCTCGCGGTTGATCATCGAGCCTCGTGGCCTTAAGCGTCGACTGGAGGGGAGATTGCGCACAACGGCAGGCCTTGGTTCGGCCTGA